A region of Streptomyces sp. R44 DNA encodes the following proteins:
- a CDS encoding stage II sporulation protein M, whose translation MDLDVYVTAHRAEWERLDHLLRQGNRLTGAEADELVALYQRTATHLSIVQSSAPDPMLTARLTQLVARARATVTGTRRSSWRDAIRFLTAGFPAAVYRSRHWWIPTAVLSTLLAVLIGWWIGTHPEVQASIGASTDLREMTRPGGQYETYYSSHPAASFAAQVWTNNAQAAAMCLVLGAFLGIPVLWILFLNMLNLGVGLGLMSSAGRLDVFLGLILPHGLLELTAVFVAAGTGLRLGWTVIDPGPRTRRAALAEQGRSAVGMAIGLALVLFVSGLLEGFVTPSGLPTWARIAIGIAAELAFLAYVYVLGGRAARAGDIGDLEEPDRSAALPTAA comes from the coding sequence ATGGACCTCGACGTCTACGTGACCGCCCACCGCGCCGAGTGGGAACGCCTCGACCACCTTCTGCGCCAGGGCAACAGGCTCACCGGCGCCGAGGCCGACGAGCTCGTCGCGCTGTACCAGCGCACGGCCACCCACCTCTCGATCGTCCAGTCCAGCGCCCCGGACCCCATGCTCACGGCCCGGCTCACCCAGCTCGTGGCCCGCGCCCGCGCCACCGTCACCGGCACCCGCCGCTCCTCCTGGCGCGACGCGATCCGCTTCCTCACGGCCGGCTTCCCCGCCGCGGTCTACCGCTCACGCCACTGGTGGATCCCCACGGCCGTCCTCTCCACCCTGCTCGCGGTCCTCATCGGCTGGTGGATCGGCACGCATCCGGAGGTCCAGGCCTCGATCGGCGCCTCCACCGACCTCCGCGAGATGACCCGCCCCGGCGGCCAGTACGAGACGTACTACTCCAGCCACCCGGCGGCGTCCTTCGCGGCGCAGGTCTGGACGAACAACGCCCAGGCCGCTGCCATGTGTCTGGTCCTGGGCGCCTTCCTGGGCATCCCGGTCCTCTGGATCCTCTTCCTGAACATGCTGAACCTGGGCGTCGGCCTCGGCCTCATGTCCTCCGCCGGCCGCCTCGACGTCTTCCTCGGCCTGATCCTGCCGCACGGCCTGCTCGAACTGACCGCTGTCTTCGTGGCCGCCGGTACGGGCCTCCGGCTCGGCTGGACCGTCATCGACCCGGGCCCCAGAACCCGCCGCGCCGCCCTGGCGGAACAGGGCCGGTCGGCCGTCGGCATGGCCATCGGCCTGGCCCTGGTCCTCTTCGTCTCGGGCCTGCTCGAAGGCTTCGTCACCCCCTCGGGCCTCCCCACCTGGGCCCGCATCGCCATCGGCATCGCCGCCGAGCTGGCCTTCCTCGCGTACGTGTACGTCCTCGGCGGCCGCGCCGCCCGGGCCGGCGACATCGGCGACCTGGAGGAGCCCGACCGCAGCGCCGCGCTCCCCACCGCCGCCTGA